In the genome of Pseudomonas sp. Teo4, the window CGGCGAGGGGCAGGGTATGGATCAGGCCGAGGAAGTGCTGGTTGTAGTAGTCCTCGAGATTGGCGAAGTAGTACTGGGCGGTGAGCTGTTTGCCGATCTGGTAGTCGCCGCCGGCGAACAGGAACTGGTCGCTCTCGCGGCTGCCCCCGGCAATCGCCAGGCCCGTGCGGTCGCTGGAACCTCGCCCGGTGGCGCGGTTCAGGCGCCCGCCGGTCAAGGTCAGGCCGTCGAGCTCGCTGGAGGTCAGCTGGGTGCCTTCGAAGGTTTGCGGCAGCAGGCGGCCGTCGTTGTAGGTCAGCACCGGCAGCTTGGGCAGCAACGTGCCGTGGCGAAGCTCGGTGTTGGACACCTTCAGCTTGGCGGTCAGGCCCAGGCGGCTCCACTGGTTGGCGGCGCCGTCGCCGTCATCGGGGATCATGCTGCTGCCGCGATGGCGGCCTGCGCCGCTGTCGAGTGTCACGCCCATCAGGCCCAGGGCATCCAGCCCCACGCCCACGGGGCCGTCGGTGTAACCGGACTTGAAGTCGAGCACGAACGCCTGCGCCCATTCCTCGGTCTTGCTCTGCCCAAGGCTGCCGGCCTGGTCGCGAAAGTCGTTGCTGAAGTAGAAATTGCGCAGGCCCAAGGTGGCATGGCTGTCTTTGACCAGCTCGGCCTGGGCGAACGGGGACAGCGCAAGCGCGCCTGCGGTGATCAGGTACTTGTTCATCGATAAACTCTGCAAACGGAAAGTGAAGGGGCCCGCCCGCACGACGGGCACTCGGTTCGGGGCGGCTCAATGCCGCGCGGTGTCGATATCCCGCTTGAAGGTTTCGGTGAGCAGCAGCAGGGCGATCAGCGAGACGACCGCCGAGCCGATCATGTACCAGGCGATGGACGAGCCCTTGCCGGTCATCGACAGCAGGGCGGTGGTCACCAGCGGCGTGGCTGCGCTGCCCAGAAGGCCCGAGAGCATGTAGCTGATCGACAGCCCCGAATAGCGCACCCGGGTGCCGAACAGTTCGGCCAGGAAGGTGGCGATGGGGCCGTAGTTGGCGGCGAAGGCGGTCATCAGCAGCAGGTAGCCGGCGAACACCAGGCCCAGCACTTTGGTGTCCATCAGCCAGAACATCGGGAACGCCACCAAGGCTTCGGCGATGATCCCGCCGATGATGATCGGCTTGCGCGCGACCCGGTCGGACAGCGCGCCGAAGAATGGCAGCAGGGCGATGCAAGCCGCGCAGGACACCAGCACCACCGTGAGCATTTCGCCGCGGCTGAAGCCCAGGGTCTGGGTGCCGTAGGTGAGGCCGAAGGCCACGATCAGGTTATACGAGGTGCCGGTGGACATGGTCGCCACGCCGCCCAGCAGCACTTGCTTCCAGTACTTGCGCATCACCTCCAGCAGCGGCACCTTGACCTGCGTGCCTTTGTGTTCCACCGCCTTGAACGAAGGTGTTTCATGGATGTTCAGGCGAATGTACAGCCCCAGCGCGATCAGCAGCACACTGAGCAGGAACGGCACGCGCCAGCCCCAGTCCAGCAACTGCTCGTTGCTCAGGGTGGTGGCGAACAGCAGGAACACCAGGTTGGCCAGCATCGTGCCCGCTGGTACGCCAATCTGTACCCACGAGCCATACAGCCCGCGCTGGTGTTTCGGCGCATGCTCCACCGCCATCAACACCGCGCCGCCCCATTCGCCACCCAGCGCCAGGCCCTGGATGATGCGCAGGGTCAGCAGCATGATCGGCGCCCAGATGCCCACTGACTGGTAGCTTGGCAGCAGGCCGATGGCGAAGGTCGCCGCGCCCATGGTCAGCAGCGAGATCAACAGCATCGACTTGCGCCCCAGGCGGTCGCCGAAGTGGCCGAACAGCGCCGCGCCGATGATCCGC includes:
- a CDS encoding OprD family porin, which encodes MNKYLITAGALALSPFAQAELVKDSHATLGLRNFYFSNDFRDQAGSLGQSKTEEWAQAFVLDFKSGYTDGPVGVGLDALGLMGVTLDSGAGRHRGSSMIPDDGDGAANQWSRLGLTAKLKVSNTELRHGTLLPKLPVLTYNDGRLLPQTFEGTQLTSSELDGLTLTGGRLNRATGRGSSDRTGLAIAGGSRESDQFLFAGGDYQIGKQLTAQYYFANLEDYYNQHFLGLIHTLPLAEGQTLKTELRYFRTTADGANDSAAGRAAGYRVGGFTDDGDGKLDNHTWSAALTYAVQGHALMAGYQEVSDASNFVQPNQGSLAGKGSGGASLYLHTDRMLASFNRAGERTAFAQYSYDFAAAGVPGLKFSLMYLKGDDIRTTSGHDASEWERDLGLDYVIQSGAFKGLGLAWRQGLLHSQIDPNQEQNRLIVSYSLALF
- a CDS encoding MFS transporter, which produces MTSPAYTEVADVQPQRTADMKKVAVASVIGTTVEWYDLFLFATASALVFNKIFFPGFDPLVGTLLAFGTFASAYGARIIGAALFGHFGDRLGRKSMLLISLLTMGAATFAIGLLPSYQSVGIWAPIMLLTLRIIQGLALGGEWGGAVLMAVEHAPKHQRGLYGSWVQIGVPAGTMLANLVFLLFATTLSNEQLLDWGWRVPFLLSVLLIALGLYIRLNIHETPSFKAVEHKGTQVKVPLLEVMRKYWKQVLLGGVATMSTGTSYNLIVAFGLTYGTQTLGFSRGEMLTVVLVSCAACIALLPFFGALSDRVARKPIIIGGIIAEALVAFPMFWLMDTKVLGLVFAGYLLLMTAFAANYGPIATFLAELFGTRVRYSGLSISYMLSGLLGSAATPLVTTALLSMTGKGSSIAWYMIGSAVVSLIALLLLTETFKRDIDTARH